In Fusarium oxysporum Fo47 chromosome VII, complete sequence, the following proteins share a genomic window:
- a CDS encoding Thiolase, N-terminal domain-containing protein, with the protein MAGLPPVYIVSVARTPIGSFLGSLSSLTAIQLGSTAIRAAVERAGIESKEVNEIYFGNVLSAGLGQGPARQCAIGAGLPQTTIATTVNKVCASSLKAIILGAQNIMLGTSDIVVAGGTESMSNTPHYLVGLRTGVKYGDQTLNDGVLKDGVTDPYDMEHMGIAGELCAREYGLSRKAQDEYAIKSYKKAQAATEAGLFTEIVPIEISSGRGKPSYKIERDDDIKNLDIDKLKAKGPVFRPDGTITAPNSAPINDGAAAVVLVSEAKLKELNLKPLARILGWGDAEREPERFTVAPSLAIPKAIKHAGLTAEHIDLYEINEAFSAVALANIKILGLNPEKVNVYGGSVAIGHPLGCSGARIVTTLTSALKEKKARIGCAGICNGGGGASALIIENMQYID; encoded by the exons ATGGCCGGTCTTCCTCCTGTTTACATTGTGTCGGTGGCCCGTACGCCAATCGGTTCGTTTCTTGG CTCGCTGTCGAGCTTAACAGCCATTCAACTAGGTTCTACTGCTATCAGGG CTGCTGTTGAGCGAGCCGGTATTGAATCTAAGGAGGTTAACGAGATCTATTTTGGCAATGTCCTAAGTGCTGG TCTTGGTCAGGGCCCTGCCCGGCAATGCGCTATAGGAGCTGGCCTCCCCCAGACCACTATCGCTACTACCGTGAATAAGGTCTGCGCCTCGTCTTTGAAGGCCATTATTCTTGGTGCTCAGAATATCATGCTAGGCACCTCCgatattgttgttgctggcgGTACCGAGTCTATGTCTAATACCCCCCACTACCTAGTCGGTCTCAGAACCGGTGTAAAATACGGCGACCAGACCTTGAATGATGGCGTTCTCAAGGACGGCGTGACAGATCCGTATGATATGGAGCACATGGGTATTGCTGGCGAGCTTTGCGCTCGAGAGTATGGTCTCTCCCGTAAGGCTCAAGATGAGTATGCAATCAAATCGTACAAGAAGGCCCAGGCTGCCACCGAAGCTGGTCTCTTCACCGAGATTGTTCCTATAGAGATCAGCAGTGGCCGAGGGAAGCCTTCCTACAAGATTGAACGGgacgatgatatcaagaaccttgataTCGACAAGCTTAAGGCAAAGGGCCCCGTTTTTAGACCAGATGGGACCATCACTGCACCTAACTCTGCTCCAATCAACGATGGTGCCGCCGCTGTCGTTCTTGTCTCCgaggccaagctcaaggagctAAACCTCAAGCCACTCGCCCGGATTCTCGGCTGgggtgatgctgagcgagAGCCTGAACGTTTCACTGTTGCCCCCTCACTGGCCATTCCCAAGGCCATTAAGCACGCTGGTCTGACCGCTGAGCATATCGACTTGTATGAGATAAATGAGGCTTTCTCCGCGGTAGCCCTCGCAAATATCAAAATTCTTGGTCTTAACCCCGAAAAGGTTAACGTGTATGGTGGCTCTGTTGCCATTGGCCACCCGCTTGGTTGTTCTGGTGCCCGCATCGTCACTACCCTTACCTCGGCActtaaagagaagaaggctaGGATTGGCTGCGCTGGTATTTGCAACGGCGGGGGTGGTGCCTCTGCTCTGATCATTGAGAACATGCAGTACATAGACTAG
- a CDS encoding phosphotransferase enzyme family protein has translation MLSAIFQLFRMRWASLFASLSSLWDRLLQITHFSTIKRLEIESQSNIAENEIHTPQLTESDTSALSLSGKKFPVATDDQYNQARRAFIESLDSDAVCALASKYNNDKCCRVVNKASGSFNVCFFIEFDTEEPKWVVRVPIEPAVNNPWDKLLSEVTTIQYLKHHTQIPVPRVQAYGRGAVLTKTGIGSQVFLITDLIEGQPLDKKLLLLNKEEHRRNFYSQLIDILIELYNLRFSSIGSLMPNPDDPSCPVLGPVMSMSATSLRLPPQPTFSSAKAYMKYQFGLVSRFFSPPVRDHTIEDIRQEVFALHGLERIFDQLVDPQLDHGPFILNHLDLRSPNIIVDQNLHIQGIIDWEFSSTVPRQTFTPPSWITGHDSVETNKQMHAEFCSVLNEKSSNNELCDQLRREWYTCELNTNDTDIKFAVAHILHRPTDATDIFYDFLSYKVINNLSDDNLDDVVSEFFSEHPTLALDAERRAERCERYTQYLKENGLYETQLDKILAESKALKEKYGWQ, from the exons ATGCTGTCCGCGATCTTTCAACTGTTTCGCATGCGCTGGGCGTCGTTATTTGCCTCTTTATCTAGTCTGTGGGATCGACTCCTACAGATTACTCATTTCTCGACTATTAAAAGGCTAGAAATAGAAAGCCAAAGCAATATAGCCGAGAATGAGATTCACACGCCACAACTTACAGAATCAGATACGAGCGccctcagcctcagtggCAAGAAATTCCCTGTTGCTACCGACGACCAGTATAACCAAGCAAGACGAGCATTTATCGAATCCCTCGATTCAGACGCGGTCTGTGCATTGGCATCAAAATACAACAATGACAAGTGTTGTCGGGTCGTGAACAAGGCCAGCGGCAGCTTCAAtgtttgcttcttcatcgaaTTTGACACAGAGGAGCCGAAGTGGGTTGTTAGGGTCCCCATCGAGCCCGCTGTTAATAATCCTTGGGATAAATTACTGAGCGAAGTGACGACTATTCA GTACCTCAAGCATCACACCCAAATCCCAGTCCCCCGCGTCCAGGCTTATGGTCGTGGCGCTGTGTTGACCAAAACTGGCATTGGATCTCAAGTGTTTCTCATCACAGATCTCATTGAGGGTCAACCGCTGGATAAAAAACTTTTACTTCTAAATAAGGAGGAGCACCGAAGAAACTTTTACTCTCAACTGATCGATATCCTCATTGAGCTTTACAACCTCAGATTTTCCTCAATCGGCTCTCTAATGCCGAATCCTGATGACCCCTCGTGTCCTGTTCTGGGCCCTGTCATGTCCATGTCTGCCACCTCACTTCGCTTGCCCCCTCAGCCGACCTTTTCTTCCGCCAAGGCATACATGAAATACCAGTTTGGCCTCGTGTCAAGGTTCTTCTCGCCTCCAGTTCGCGATCATACTATTGAGGATATTCGACAAGAGGTTTTTGCGCTTCACGGTTTGGAACGTATTTTTGACCAGCTTGTTGACCCTCAGCTAGACCATGGCCCCTTCATCTTGAATCATCTGGACTTACGAAGTCCTAACATTATCGTGGATCAAAATCTGCATATCCAGGGCATAATTGACTGGGAGTTCTCAAGCACTGTTCCACGTCAAACCTTTACGCCGCCATCGTGGATCACGGGCCATGACTCGGTCGAGACGAACAAACAAATGCACGCCGAGTTTTGCAGCGTCTTGAATGAAAAAAGTTCCAACAACGAACTCTGCGATCAGTTGAGAAGGGAGTGGTATACTTGCGAGCTCAATACTAACGATACGGACATCAAGTTTGCCGTCGCTCACATACTACATCGTCCTACCGACGCCACAGACATATTTTATGATTTTTTGTCTTACAAAGTAATCAATAATCTATCTGACGATAACCTTGATGATGTGGTTTCAGAGTTTTTCAGTGAGCATCCAACACTTGCCTTAGATGCGGAACGTCGGGCGGAACGGTGTGAGCGATATACCCAGTACTTAAAGGAAAATGGGCTATATGAGACCCAGCTAGATAAGATACTCGCCGAGTCAAAAGCCCTAAAGGAAAAATACGGCTGGCAATAG
- a CDS encoding putative ATP-binding cassette transporter, with the protein MGVVTGDMLVNGKFRDESFQRKTGYVQQQDLHLPTSTVREALTFSALLRQPPRYSREEKIAYVDTVIGLLSMEDYADAVIGIPGEGLNVEQRKRLTIGVELAARPQLLLFFDEPTSGLDSQTSWSICNLMEKLTQNGQAILCTIHQPSAMLFQRFDRLLLLSKGKTIYFGDIGDGSRTLVDYFTRNGAHSLPAGSNPAEYMLHVIGAAPGSTTDIDWPAVWRESPEYQHVQEELGKLASLNNTAATNQDSSIYTEFAASPIEQYRQVIKRVFEQYWRSPGYIYAKVLLSLGSSLFTGLSFLNGDNTQRGLTNQMFGIFMFLSLFPNLVNQIMPIFANQRTMYEAPANILVELVWNSIMSIFAYICFYYPIGLYKNAEWTDAVHSRGFTMFLHLWIFFMYTSTFAHMLIAGLPTADIAGGAGNLLLIMMFTFCGVLAGPNALPGFWIFMYRVNPFTYIIESFMGTSLGNAPMYCASNEFVRFTAPNGSTRGEYASAYIDQAGGYLSDLGATDCEYCAVSDTNQFLKSVSISYGNRWRDFGIMWVFCIFNLCMAFLFYWLARVPKNKKAKRNLTVVPI; encoded by the exons ATGGGTGTAGTCACAGGCGACATGCTTGTTAACGGAAAGTTCAGAGATGAATCCTTCCAGCGCAAGACCGGTTATGTCCAGCAAcaagatcttcatcttccaacATCGACCGTCCGCGAAGCTCTAACCTTCAgtgctcttcttcgtcaaccACCGCGGTACAGTCGGGAGGAAAAGATTGCATACGTGGACACTGTCATCGGTCTGTTGAGCATGGAGGACTATGCTGATGCGGTTATTGGCATCCCGGGAGAAGGTCTCAATGTTGAACAGCGCAAACGCTTAACGATCGGTGTGGAACTCGCTGCGCGCCCTCAACTTCTTTTGTTCTTCGACGAGCCAACTTCGGGATTGGATAGTCAGACGTCGTGGTCTATCTGCAACCTGATGGAAAAGCTGACTCAAAACGGTCAAGCAATCCTTTGCACTATCCACCAGCCCTCTGCTATGTTATTCCAGAGATTTGATCGTCTTTTGCTCCTCTCCAAGGGAAAGACGATATATTTCGGTGATATTGGTGACGGTTCTCGCACTCTGGTTGACTACTTCACTCGAAATGGAGCGCACAGTCTTCCTGCGGGATCCAACCCAGCTGAGTATATGCTCCATGTTATTGGCGCGGCACCAGGTTCAACCACCGATATTGACTGGCCTGCGGTTTGGCGCGAGAGTCCCGAGTATCAGCATGTTCAGGAAGAGCTTGGCAAGCTGGCTTCCTTGAACAATACAGCTGCGACTAACCAGGATAGTTCCATCTACACAGAGTTTGCAGCTTCTCCCATCGAGCAGTATCGTCAAGTTATCAAGCGAGTCTTTGAACAGTATTGGCGTAGCCCTGGATATATCTACGCCAAGGTTTTGCTGTCCCTCGGTTCG TCTCTCTTTACCGGTCTATCGTTCTTGAATGGCGACAATACGCAGCGTGGTCTTACGAACCAGATGTTCGGCATCTTTATGTTCCTCAGCTTGTTCCCTAATCTGGTTAACCAGATCATGCCGATTTTCGCCAATCAGCGAACCATGTATGAAGCCC CTGCAAACATCTTGGTTGAACTAGTTTGGAATTCT ATCATGTCGATCTTTGCCTATATCTGTTTCTATTATCCTATCGGTTTGTATAAGAATGCCGAATGGACTGATGCTGTCCACTCCCGCGGATTTACCATGTTTTTGCATCTTTGGATCTTCTTTATGTACACTAGTACATTCGCGCACATGTTGATTGCTGGTCTGCCAACTGCTGATATCGCTGGAGGCGCTGGTAATCTTCTTCTGATCATGATGTTCACATTTTGCGG TGTCCTAGCAGGACCAAATGCTCTTCCCGGCTTCTGGATCTTCATGTACCGCGTCAACCCCTTCACGTACATTATCGAGAGTTTCATGGGTACTTCACTCGGAAATGCTCCTATGTACTGCGCCTCCAACGAATTTGTCCGCTTCACTGCTCCCAATGGCTCAACCCGTGGTGAATACGCATCTGCCTACATCGACCAAGCAGGAGGCTATCTCTCTGATCTCGGGGCTACAGACTGCGAATACTGCGCCGTATCTGATACCAACCAATTCCTAAAGTCTGTCAGTATCAGCTATGGAAACCGATGGAGAGACTTTGGGATCATGTGGGTGTtttgcatcttcaacctctgcATGGCTTTCTTGTTTTACTGGCTTGCAAGGGTTCCAAAGAATAAAAAGGCGAAGAGGAACCTGACCGTGGTTCCCATCTGA